From Deinococcus aquaticus, one genomic window encodes:
- a CDS encoding DUF6930 domain-containing protein produces MTARRPQSRGMCRACGFTGTKATMTRHHDTCPQRPLHRVKARDGYRLRITAANSRYWLDVEVPASATLDDLDGFLRGIWLECCGHLSEFSIGPQEDHDDFDPFRPRRKRKQPTLEALGLGAGDRFDYTYDFGSSTNLKLTVQAREPVTTTARDTVRLLARNLPPELSCQECGAPARWAHSWEYDDLTGQPTLYCDRHGEQTRDEQLPVVNSPRMGVCAYEGGNDDDWPPAEAPEQAGKTPAAQKGSAQKSPAQKALAEKTSAPKTTPKKARTSETGTPTRGRPDRDGPPVTVEPDTGDAIIRIDSPLAAAFFDADDGDFDLDALRALPLDLNLVWIVTSRELPGLLPPEEGMPSVTLILNAVTGQILTTDIIPDASPEDVLDGVLDAMLDGTSAGVPARPRLIITPDAALAPVLADMLTDLDIQVNQQAMPEIDEMFAEMTAQVSTGLMDQQAAYAPRAFLTDADDATVRAFQQAGARFMAATPWQTFPPDRLLRASWTAPDGTPAQLYALVMGELGQEYGLALYPDWPSYVQHTNNSFNTDLALLVTGGLESLTMSTEAEFDPQDWARLRAAGLGARTKKAPSLTRFTVIGTAPARTPLHAVTALLNAVSERAERRRTTVTSLKTELDGVQIQFPAGPRDDLSPAEQGGSVQIIVRSSGAYVSSRAVILTGPPDMLLSRAFSAVRKMLREQERSLNERFHLPYYLESPHILIENGGMFGDLHARMWDSNVGAPNLTLAHLVRLGTLMDGLGTVQATRQPGTVDDLTLELGTGEDGDPTPPNLRLR; encoded by the coding sequence ATGACAGCACGTCGTCCTCAGTCGCGTGGGATGTGCCGGGCCTGCGGTTTCACTGGCACCAAGGCCACCATGACCCGGCACCACGACACCTGCCCCCAGCGGCCCCTGCACCGCGTGAAAGCGCGCGACGGCTACCGCCTGCGGATCACGGCGGCCAACTCCCGGTACTGGCTGGACGTCGAGGTGCCTGCCAGCGCCACGCTGGACGACCTGGACGGATTCCTGCGCGGCATCTGGCTGGAATGCTGCGGGCACCTCAGTGAGTTCTCCATCGGCCCGCAGGAGGACCACGACGACTTCGATCCATTCCGCCCGCGCCGGAAACGCAAACAACCGACCCTGGAGGCGCTGGGCCTGGGGGCCGGAGACCGTTTCGACTACACCTACGATTTCGGCAGCAGCACGAACCTGAAACTGACCGTGCAGGCGCGCGAACCCGTCACCACCACTGCCAGGGACACCGTGCGCCTGCTGGCCCGCAACCTGCCGCCCGAGCTGAGTTGCCAGGAGTGCGGCGCCCCGGCCCGGTGGGCGCACAGCTGGGAGTACGACGACCTGACCGGCCAGCCCACGCTGTACTGCGACCGGCACGGCGAACAGACACGGGACGAGCAACTTCCGGTCGTGAATTCACCCCGCATGGGCGTGTGCGCCTACGAGGGCGGCAACGACGACGACTGGCCGCCCGCCGAGGCACCCGAGCAGGCCGGGAAGACTCCCGCAGCCCAGAAAGGCTCGGCACAGAAGAGCCCGGCCCAGAAGGCTTTAGCCGAGAAGACCAGCGCCCCGAAGACCACCCCCAAGAAGGCGCGGACGTCGGAAACCGGGACACCCACCCGGGGACGACCGGACCGGGACGGCCCCCCCGTGACCGTAGAACCGGACACGGGCGACGCGATCATCCGGATCGACTCGCCGCTCGCTGCCGCGTTCTTCGACGCTGACGACGGGGACTTCGACCTCGACGCCCTGCGCGCACTGCCACTGGACCTGAACCTCGTGTGGATCGTGACCAGCCGCGAGTTGCCGGGCCTGCTGCCACCCGAGGAGGGGATGCCCAGCGTCACGCTGATCCTGAACGCCGTCACCGGGCAGATCCTGACCACCGACATCATTCCCGACGCCAGCCCGGAAGACGTGCTGGACGGGGTGCTGGACGCCATGCTGGACGGCACCAGCGCCGGCGTGCCCGCCCGGCCCCGCCTGATCATCACGCCCGACGCGGCGCTCGCCCCGGTCCTGGCGGACATGCTGACCGACCTGGACATCCAGGTGAACCAGCAGGCCATGCCGGAAATCGACGAAATGTTCGCAGAGATGACCGCGCAGGTCTCGACCGGACTGATGGACCAGCAGGCCGCCTACGCCCCACGCGCCTTCCTGACAGACGCCGACGACGCGACCGTCCGGGCCTTCCAGCAGGCCGGGGCGCGCTTCATGGCGGCCACACCCTGGCAGACGTTCCCACCGGACCGGCTGCTGCGGGCCAGCTGGACCGCGCCGGACGGCACACCCGCGCAACTGTACGCCCTGGTCATGGGCGAACTGGGCCAGGAGTACGGACTGGCGCTCTACCCCGACTGGCCGTCGTACGTGCAGCACACGAACAACAGTTTCAACACCGACCTGGCCCTGCTCGTCACGGGCGGCCTGGAGAGCCTTACCATGAGCACCGAGGCGGAATTCGACCCGCAGGACTGGGCGCGCCTGCGGGCGGCCGGACTGGGCGCACGGACCAAAAAAGCCCCCTCTCTGACACGCTTCACCGTCATTGGCACGGCACCGGCCCGCACCCCCCTGCACGCCGTGACCGCGCTCCTGAACGCCGTTTCCGAACGCGCTGAACGCAGACGGACGACCGTCACCTCACTGAAAACCGAACTGGACGGCGTGCAGATCCAGTTCCCGGCCGGACCGCGCGACGACCTGAGCCCCGCCGAACAGGGGGGCAGCGTGCAGATCATCGTGCGCAGCAGCGGCGCTTACGTCTCGTCCCGCGCCGTCATCCTGACCGGCCCGCCTGACATGCTGCTCTCACGCGCCTTCAGCGCCGTTCGCAAGATGCTGCGCGAGCAGGAAAGGAGCCTGAACGAACGCTTCCACCTGCCGTACTACCTGGAATCACCGCACATCCTGATCGAGAACGGCGGCATGTTCGGCGACCTGCACGCCCGGATGTGGGACAGCAATGTCGGCGCACCGAACCTGACCCTGGCGCACCTCGTCCGGCTGGGCACCCTGATGGACGGGCTGGGGACAGTGCAGGCCACCCGGCAGCCGGGCACGGTGGACGACCTGACCCTGGAACTAGGCACCGGAGAGGACGGCGACCCGACGCCCCCCAACCTGCGCCTGCGCTGA
- a CDS encoding tetratricopeptide repeat protein, with protein MKRLPQLILTLLFTGALVLPGAGVTLVPPPQAAQVARSVQVAAKLLTPDEVIVLMNAGRLTDAETAARAASAAHPESARSLLLLARIQARQGRLPEARVTLSRAQTLPQWDEQELGVPFESPGRIEQVMLRDPAAARGLLADVLLAEGDDPKAYYLLAMTEAFAREWDAARAALVRARALAPSLGFADPESLASLERALQENQPPVLDGPALAPSPWRYAWVAVGVFLAWGAPVGFRAFKRYLQAERVRRERRITEVTERTSALQAQLDEVLRQARQQTGPQAQPFLARLTYLNSQLKQWRQEGLDDLATAAMIQTRYDRLYAAVHTEETFAVYIAEEKEREIQEANSLAVIARSGTQRQASGPSSLRKSERSSWSSGRSSSSRDNSGGSKW; from the coding sequence GTGAAGCGCCTGCCCCAGCTCATCCTGACTCTCCTGTTCACGGGTGCCCTCGTGCTGCCCGGCGCCGGGGTGACCCTGGTGCCACCGCCACAGGCCGCGCAGGTGGCCCGGAGCGTTCAGGTGGCCGCGAAGTTGCTCACGCCGGACGAGGTGATCGTCCTGATGAACGCGGGCCGCCTGACCGACGCGGAAACGGCCGCCCGCGCCGCGTCGGCCGCCCACCCGGAATCCGCGCGGTCCCTGCTGCTGCTGGCCCGCATTCAGGCCCGGCAGGGGAGACTCCCGGAGGCCCGCGTGACCCTGAGCCGCGCCCAGACCCTGCCGCAGTGGGACGAGCAGGAACTCGGCGTGCCCTTCGAGTCGCCCGGCCGTATAGAGCAGGTCATGCTGCGCGACCCGGCCGCCGCGCGGGGCCTGCTGGCCGACGTGCTGCTGGCCGAGGGGGACGACCCCAAAGCGTACTACCTGCTGGCCATGACCGAGGCCTTCGCCCGCGAGTGGGACGCCGCACGCGCCGCGCTGGTACGGGCGCGTGCCCTGGCACCCAGTCTGGGATTCGCGGACCCGGAGTCGCTGGCCTCACTGGAACGGGCCTTGCAGGAGAACCAGCCACCTGTCCTGGACGGGCCGGCGCTGGCCCCATCACCGTGGCGGTACGCGTGGGTGGCGGTGGGCGTCTTTCTCGCCTGGGGAGCGCCCGTCGGATTCCGCGCATTCAAGCGTTACCTTCAGGCGGAACGCGTCCGGCGGGAGCGGCGCATCACGGAAGTCACCGAACGCACGAGCGCGCTACAGGCACAGCTTGATGAGGTACTCCGGCAGGCCCGGCAGCAGACTGGGCCTCAGGCGCAGCCCTTCCTGGCCCGCCTGACCTACCTGAACAGTCAACTGAAGCAGTGGCGTCAGGAAGGACTGGACGACCTCGCCACTGCGGCCATGATTCAGACCCGCTACGACCGTCTGTACGCCGCCGTGCACACTGAGGAAACCTTCGCTGTCTACATCGCCGAGGAGAAGGAACGGGAGATTCAGGAGGCCAATTCCCTGGCAGTCATAGCCCGCAGTGGTACCCAGAGACAGGCCAGCGGCCCGTCCAGCCTGCGCAAGAGTGAACGCAGCAGCTGGAGCAGCGGCCGCAGTAGCTCCAGCCGCGACAACTCCGGCGGCAGCAAGTGGTGA
- a CDS encoding MFS transporter, whose amino-acid sequence MSGSGKVQAGARASLPMMAVGTAAFFTLGLLQAMYGPAFPVFQARFGVSTAVVGLIASAHFLGSAIAPPLVGAALRRVSVRAGVSFSLLVLALGMLGVVFAPLWGVAVVSAFVGGLGLGGVSACLNAAYASVGARPVNLVNAVFGVGSMVSPLLVAGLTGVGAAGVDAAQLGGRLGGPFLVVVALCAATFVAGRVWGVPDIVTAPAQAGAARPGPQFALFAALIACYVGLEAGYGAWTVRYLTEVGVGGAALILSGFWGALTVGRVLTGVFAARWEPSRVVLLCAAALAVCAAAALRPELAAGAHLLAGLALAPVFGTTLAWLTRTLSARLVPFLLVAGSLGGVIAPALLGGLFARWGAPAVPSFLLLLAVLLAFFTFLTARMARPAQPPLRPGAA is encoded by the coding sequence GTGAGTGGTTCCGGGAAGGTTCAGGCGGGTGCGCGGGCTTCACTGCCCATGATGGCGGTGGGAACGGCGGCGTTCTTCACGCTGGGGCTCTTGCAGGCCATGTACGGCCCGGCGTTCCCGGTGTTTCAGGCGCGGTTCGGGGTCAGTACGGCGGTGGTGGGCCTGATTGCCAGCGCGCACTTCCTGGGCTCTGCCATCGCGCCGCCGCTGGTGGGCGCGGCCCTGCGGCGCGTCAGTGTGCGGGCGGGCGTGTCGTTCAGTCTGCTGGTGCTGGCGCTGGGCATGCTGGGCGTGGTGTTCGCGCCGCTCTGGGGCGTGGCGGTCGTCTCGGCGTTCGTGGGCGGACTGGGTCTGGGCGGCGTGAGCGCCTGCCTGAACGCCGCTTACGCCAGCGTGGGCGCGCGGCCCGTGAACCTCGTGAACGCGGTGTTCGGGGTGGGGAGCATGGTGTCGCCGCTGCTGGTCGCGGGCCTGACCGGGGTGGGCGCGGCCGGCGTGGACGCCGCGCAACTGGGGGGGCGGCTGGGCGGGCCGTTCCTGGTGGTGGTGGCCCTGTGCGCCGCGACGTTCGTGGCGGGCCGCGTGTGGGGCGTGCCGGACATCGTGACCGCCCCGGCGCAGGCGGGTGCGGCGCGGCCCGGACCGCAGTTCGCGCTGTTCGCCGCGCTGATCGCGTGCTACGTGGGCCTGGAAGCCGGGTACGGTGCGTGGACCGTGCGGTACCTGACCGAGGTGGGCGTGGGCGGCGCCGCGCTGATCCTCAGTGGGTTCTGGGGCGCGCTGACGGTCGGGCGGGTCCTGACGGGCGTGTTCGCGGCCCGCTGGGAACCGTCGCGGGTGGTGCTGCTGTGTGCCGCCGCGCTGGCCGTGTGCGCCGCCGCCGCGCTGCGCCCGGAACTGGCGGCCGGCGCGCACCTGCTGGCCGGGCTGGCGCTCGCCCCGGTGTTCGGCACGACCCTGGCGTGGCTGACGCGTACCCTTTCGGCGCGGCTGGTGCCGTTCCTACTGGTGGCCGGGTCGCTGGGCGGCGTGATCGCCCCGGCACTGCTGGGGGGGCTGTTCGCCCGCTGGGGCGCGCCGGCCGTACCGTCGTTCCTGTTGCTGCTGGCCGTCCTGCTCGCCTTCTTCACGTTCCTGACCGCCCGCATGGCCCGCCCGGCTCAGCCTCCGCTGCGGCCGGGCGCCGCCTGA
- a CDS encoding putative quinol monooxygenase has protein sequence MIISHGTLSAPTEHTGQVRVLLTQIAQATRQERGCQLYVVSEILERPGHFLITEHWDSMQDMHTHLALPGVGEAVAAVHALGITDLSIIAFEAGAPTKIM, from the coding sequence ATGATCATCTCCCACGGCACCCTCAGCGCCCCCACTGAACACACCGGACAGGTCCGCGTCCTGCTGACCCAGATCGCGCAGGCCACGCGTCAGGAACGCGGTTGCCAGCTGTACGTCGTCTCCGAGATTCTGGAACGACCCGGGCATTTTCTGATCACGGAACACTGGGACTCCATGCAGGACATGCACACGCACCTCGCGCTGCCCGGCGTGGGTGAGGCCGTTGCCGCCGTCCACGCCCTGGGGATCACCGACCTGAGCATTATCGCGTTCGAGGCAGGCGCGCCCACGAAGATCATGTGA
- a CDS encoding GreA/GreB family elongation factor: MAQATRQVKLTREGFERLQKSLDQEMVRLAEATRILQEQMETSSDTEDTGLEDAKREKMNIEARIDELEDTLARASVIEDHENEGRVELGAIVMLGNETTKKDMKVQVVSAPEAAVTGGSLPRVSEDSPVGKELMGRKKGEAFVVNLDNGKQMKYKVKSIEY, from the coding sequence GTGGCACAAGCGACCAGACAGGTGAAGCTCACACGTGAAGGTTTTGAACGCCTTCAGAAATCCCTTGATCAGGAAATGGTGCGCCTTGCCGAGGCGACCCGCATCCTGCAAGAGCAGATGGAAACCAGCTCGGATACCGAGGACACCGGCCTGGAAGACGCCAAGCGCGAGAAGATGAACATCGAGGCGCGCATCGATGAACTCGAGGACACCCTGGCCCGCGCCAGCGTCATCGAGGACCACGAGAACGAGGGCCGCGTGGAACTCGGCGCGATCGTCATGCTGGGCAACGAGACCACCAAGAAGGACATGAAGGTGCAGGTCGTCAGTGCCCCCGAAGCCGCCGTCACCGGTGGCAGCCTGCCGCGCGTCAGCGAGGACAGCCCCGTCGGGAAGGAACTGATGGGCCGCAAGAAAGGCGAGGCCTTCGTGGTCAACCTCGACAACGGCAAGCAGATGAAGTACAAGGTCAAGAGCATCGAGTACTGA
- a CDS encoding aminopeptidase, protein MKGRRVRVAGLVLGVAAAVLALSGCAQVRYLTQAAGGQLDLLRRARPVEAALADPATPPEVRRKLRLASDVRAFAVAPEAAGGLGLPDHGSFLKFVDVGRPFVVWNVFSAPEFSVTLDTSCFPVAGCVGYRGYFAEAGARAYAQERRAAGRDVSVGGVSAYSTLGYLNDPLLSTMLAYPDATLIRTVIHELAHPGLYVAGDTVFNESYATAVEEEGLRRWLAAHGTPELREQDRAAQARQAGFEALLLDARARLEALYAQPELPDADRRTRKAALLADLNARYATLKDSWGGYAGYDAYFARGVNNASLGAVAAYATMVPDFQALLARVGGHLPAFTEGARVCAQRPQAERAACLRGS, encoded by the coding sequence GTGAAGGGTCGGCGTGTGCGGGTGGCGGGACTGGTGCTGGGCGTGGCGGCCGCCGTGCTGGCCCTGAGCGGGTGCGCGCAGGTGCGGTACCTGACGCAGGCGGCGGGCGGGCAACTGGACCTGTTGCGGCGGGCGCGGCCGGTCGAGGCGGCCCTGGCGGACCCGGCCACGCCGCCGGAGGTGCGGCGCAAGTTGCGGCTGGCGTCGGACGTGCGGGCGTTCGCGGTGGCGCCCGAGGCGGCGGGCGGGCTGGGCCTGCCGGATCACGGGTCTTTTTTGAAGTTCGTGGATGTGGGCCGTCCGTTCGTGGTGTGGAATGTGTTCTCCGCGCCGGAGTTCAGCGTGACGCTGGACACGTCGTGTTTCCCGGTGGCAGGCTGCGTGGGGTACCGGGGCTACTTTGCCGAGGCGGGCGCGCGGGCGTACGCGCAGGAGCGGCGCGCGGCGGGCCGGGACGTGAGCGTGGGGGGCGTGAGTGCGTACTCCACGCTGGGGTACCTGAACGACCCGCTGCTGTCCACCATGCTGGCGTACCCGGACGCCACGCTGATCCGCACAGTCATTCACGAGCTGGCGCACCCGGGCCTGTACGTGGCGGGTGACACAGTGTTCAACGAGTCGTACGCCACGGCGGTCGAGGAGGAGGGCCTGCGGCGCTGGCTGGCCGCGCACGGCACGCCGGAGCTGCGCGAGCAGGACCGGGCGGCGCAGGCGCGGCAGGCGGGGTTCGAGGCGCTGCTGCTGGACGCCCGCGCGCGCCTGGAGGCGCTGTACGCGCAGCCGGAGCTGCCCGACGCTGACCGGCGCACGCGGAAGGCGGCGCTGCTGGCGGACCTGAACGCCCGCTACGCCACCCTGAAGGACTCGTGGGGCGGGTACGCGGGGTACGACGCCTACTTCGCGCGCGGCGTGAACAACGCCTCGCTGGGCGCCGTGGCGGCGTACGCGACGATGGTCCCGGACTTCCAGGCGCTGCTGGCGAGGGTAGGTGGGCACCTCCCGGCATTCACCGAGGGGGCGCGGGTGTGCGCGCAGAGGCCGCAGGCCGAACGCGCCGCGTGCCTGCGGGGTTCCTGA
- a CDS encoding pyridoxamine 5'-phosphate oxidase family protein, giving the protein MPNQKMTQLARKMRGLDLCLMTTVTSYGRLASRPMSNNGEVEYNGTSYFFTWADSRTARDIGKNKHVQLNFRAEKEFLFVAVQGEATLTTDRDAMQEHWQEQLTQWFKEGLDTPGLTMIEVKARRVNWWGEEDGEIEL; this is encoded by the coding sequence ATGCCCAACCAGAAGATGACCCAGCTGGCCCGCAAGATGCGCGGCCTGGACCTGTGCCTGATGACCACCGTCACCAGCTACGGCCGCCTCGCCTCCAGACCCATGAGCAACAACGGCGAGGTCGAGTACAACGGCACCAGCTACTTCTTCACCTGGGCGGACTCCCGCACCGCCAGGGACATCGGGAAGAACAAGCACGTGCAACTGAACTTCCGCGCCGAGAAGGAATTCCTGTTCGTGGCTGTGCAGGGCGAAGCCACCCTGACCACCGACCGCGACGCCATGCAGGAGCACTGGCAGGAGCAGCTCACGCAGTGGTTCAAAGAAGGCCTGGACACGCCCGGCCTGACCATGATCGAAGTGAAAGCCCGGCGCGTGAACTGGTGGGGCGAGGAAGACGGCGAGATCGAACTGTAA
- a CDS encoding VOC family protein, protein MRLNHLNLSVTDVPGTVSLMETFFGFARTPDMPVNEHMAFLRGPDGFLLSMFRARDVAYPKSFHVGFLQDTPEQVLAVRERLLAAGFTVPEPQRNHGRLTFYFDAPGGFVIEVESFLGE, encoded by the coding sequence ATGCGACTGAATCACCTGAACCTGAGCGTCACGGACGTGCCGGGCACCGTTTCACTCATGGAAACCTTTTTCGGGTTTGCGCGTACGCCGGACATGCCGGTGAACGAGCACATGGCGTTCCTGCGCGGCCCGGACGGATTCCTGCTGTCCATGTTCCGCGCGCGGGACGTGGCGTACCCGAAGTCCTTTCACGTGGGCTTCCTTCAGGACACGCCCGAGCAGGTGCTGGCGGTGCGGGAGCGGCTGCTGGCAGCCGGGTTCACGGTGCCGGAACCGCAGCGGAATCACGGCCGCCTGACGTTCTACTTCGACGCGCCGGGCGGGTTCGTGATCGAGGTGGAGTCGTTCCTGGGGGAGTGA
- a CDS encoding endonuclease MutS2: protein MSFDARALSALDFPRVLDALAERSATSLGAERARALRPSDDPERIARELDEVEDALFGVSLSLGGIHDIRELHARAAEGRVLSGSELLSAAYSLDGAMTVKRAIGVNSRGPLREVATGLGDHSELVRRVLSALDRDGAVRDDASPRLRDLRKRIEPLRGRIRERLTATLEKWSDVLQEHIVTIRRDRYVLPVQASRVGQVQGIIVDASATGQTYFVEPAAVTQLNNELTRLILDEEAEVRRILTELSGLLAGDADVPMTLVTIGELDLIASKARLARDWRLNRPESSVGGTYDLREVRHPLIENPVANDVTLGDTKLLLITGPNMGGKTATIKTLGLAVLMHQCGLYVAAASAKLPVVRDVLVDIGDEQSIEASLSTFASHLKHLRYVLRHAAPDTLVLVDELGSGTDPNEGAALAQSLIETLLAQDARGIITSHLSPLKLFALETPGLKNASMGFDVDTLAPTYVLQVGQPGRSFALAIAQRMGLPADVLRRAEDLLGPDAGLMERMLEGLEREREDLRAQLEGTAAARRDAEAELGRVRQERETLELRRNEMLAEASQKAESLYADAIERVRTLRARAQEDSARPRVMQELRDLRVSAQKARPAPIVREERGDPIRVGSRVDVPAYNAAGQVLELRGDDLVVQLGVMKVGVKRRDVRLKQEPKVTAPRTRGPRNAFAGAVAVSTFQNELQLRGMGVEEAVEELRTAVLEAHALKESPLRVVHGKGQGVLRRLLREYLKGDKKVESFHDAEANQGGHGVTIVNIRH, encoded by the coding sequence ATGTCCTTCGATGCCCGCGCCCTGTCCGCCCTTGATTTTCCCCGTGTTCTCGATGCGCTGGCCGAGCGCAGTGCCACGTCGCTGGGCGCAGAGCGCGCCCGTGCGCTGCGGCCCTCGGACGACCCGGAGCGGATCGCGCGGGAACTCGACGAGGTCGAGGACGCGCTGTTCGGCGTGAGCCTCAGCCTCGGCGGGATTCACGACATCCGCGAGTTGCACGCCCGCGCCGCCGAGGGCCGCGTGCTGTCGGGTTCGGAACTGCTGAGCGCGGCGTACTCGCTGGACGGCGCGATGACCGTCAAGCGGGCCATCGGCGTGAACTCGCGCGGGCCGCTGCGTGAGGTGGCGACCGGGCTGGGCGATCACAGTGAACTGGTGCGCCGCGTCCTGAGCGCCCTGGACCGTGACGGCGCGGTGCGGGACGACGCCAGCCCCCGCCTGCGCGACCTGCGTAAGCGCATCGAGCCGCTGCGTGGCCGCATCCGCGAGCGTCTGACCGCCACGCTGGAGAAGTGGTCGGACGTGCTTCAGGAGCACATCGTGACCATCCGCCGTGACCGCTACGTGCTGCCCGTGCAGGCCAGCCGCGTGGGGCAGGTTCAGGGCATCATCGTGGACGCCAGTGCGACCGGGCAGACGTACTTCGTGGAACCGGCCGCCGTCACGCAGCTGAACAACGAACTCACCCGCCTGATCCTCGACGAGGAAGCCGAGGTGCGCCGCATCCTGACGGAACTCTCGGGCCTGCTGGCCGGCGACGCGGACGTGCCTATGACGCTCGTGACCATCGGGGAACTGGACCTGATCGCCTCCAAGGCCCGGCTGGCCCGCGACTGGCGACTGAACCGCCCGGAAAGTTCCGTGGGAGGCACCTACGACCTGCGCGAGGTGCGCCACCCGCTGATCGAGAATCCGGTCGCGAACGACGTGACGCTGGGCGACACGAAGCTGCTGCTGATCACCGGCCCGAACATGGGCGGCAAGACCGCCACCATCAAGACGTTGGGACTCGCGGTCCTGATGCACCAGTGCGGCCTGTACGTCGCGGCCGCCAGCGCGAAACTTCCCGTGGTGCGCGACGTGCTGGTCGATATCGGCGACGAGCAGAGCATCGAGGCGAGCCTCAGTACCTTCGCGTCTCACCTCAAGCACCTGCGCTACGTGCTGCGGCACGCCGCGCCCGACACGCTGGTCCTGGTCGACGAGCTGGGCAGCGGCACCGACCCCAACGAGGGCGCGGCCCTGGCGCAGTCCCTGATCGAGACGCTGCTCGCGCAGGACGCGCGCGGCATTATCACCTCGCACCTGTCGCCCCTGAAACTGTTCGCGCTGGAAACACCCGGCCTGAAGAACGCCAGCATGGGCTTCGACGTGGACACCCTGGCCCCCACCTACGTGCTGCAGGTCGGCCAGCCGGGCCGGTCGTTCGCGCTGGCCATCGCGCAGCGCATGGGCCTGCCCGCCGACGTGCTGCGCCGCGCCGAGGATCTGCTGGGCCCCGACGCCGGCCTGATGGAACGCATGCTCGAAGGCCTGGAACGCGAACGCGAGGACCTGCGCGCCCAGCTGGAAGGCACCGCCGCCGCCCGCCGCGACGCCGAGGCCGAACTGGGCCGCGTGCGCCAGGAACGCGAAACCCTCGAACTGCGCCGCAACGAGATGCTGGCCGAGGCCAGCCAGAAAGCCGAATCCCTGTACGCCGACGCCATCGAACGCGTCCGTACCCTGCGCGCCCGCGCCCAGGAAGACAGCGCCCGGCCGCGCGTCATGCAGGAACTCCGCGACCTGCGCGTCTCGGCGCAGAAGGCCCGCCCCGCCCCCATCGTCCGGGAGGAACGCGGCGACCCCATCCGCGTGGGCAGCCGCGTGGATGTCCCCGCCTACAACGCCGCCGGACAGGTCCTCGAACTGCGCGGCGACGACCTGGTCGTGCAACTCGGCGTCATGAAGGTCGGCGTCAAACGCCGCGACGTGCGCCTCAAACAGGAACCCAAGGTCACGGCCCCCAGAACGCGCGGCCCGCGCAACGCCTTCGCCGGAGCGGTCGCCGTCAGCACCTTCCAGAACGAACTGCAACTGCGCGGCATGGGCGTCGAGGAAGCCGTCGAGGAACTCAGAACCGCCGTTCTGGAGGCCCATGCCCTGAAGGAAAGCCCGCTGCGCGTCGTGCACGGCAAGGGCCAGGGCGTGTTGCGCCGCCTGCTGCGCGAGTACCTCAAGGGCGACAAGAAAGTCGAATCCTTCCACGACGCCGAAGCCAACCAGGGCGGGCACGGCGTCACCATCGTCAACATCCGCCACTGA
- a CDS encoding ATP-grasp domain-containing protein, with the protein MFRPALMPGETVLYRGWMLDGTGYRAFVDAVEGAGAWVMTSPEAYLAAHRLPRWAPLLEDVTPETVCFTDLSDLSPQLEQLGWDGFFVKDFVKSLKTGAGSVITRSDQIGELLERMAHFRGQIEGGVCVRRVEDLDPASEARFFVRAGRAFSADGARVPELVRLVAGRIPSPFFSVDIARRADGVWRVVEVGDGQVSDLVGWTPEQFMTVWEGA; encoded by the coding sequence GTGTTCCGGCCGGCGCTGATGCCGGGCGAGACGGTGCTGTACCGGGGTTGGATGCTGGACGGTACCGGGTACCGGGCATTTGTGGATGCCGTGGAGGGGGCGGGTGCGTGGGTGATGACCTCGCCAGAGGCGTATCTGGCGGCGCATCGCCTTCCGCGCTGGGCGCCGCTCCTGGAGGACGTGACGCCGGAAACGGTGTGTTTCACGGACCTGAGCGACCTTTCGCCCCAGTTAGAGCAGCTGGGCTGGGACGGCTTTTTTGTGAAGGACTTCGTGAAGTCACTGAAGACCGGCGCGGGCAGCGTCATCACGCGCTCTGATCAGATCGGGGAACTGCTGGAGCGCATGGCGCACTTCCGGGGGCAGATTGAGGGTGGGGTGTGCGTGCGCCGCGTGGAGGATCTGGACCCGGCGTCGGAGGCGCGGTTCTTCGTGAGGGCGGGCCGGGCGTTCAGCGCGGACGGTGCGAGGGTGCCGGAACTGGTTCGCCTTGTGGCGGGGCGCATCCCATCACCTTTCTTCTCTGTGGATATCGCCCGGCGCGCGGATGGTGTGTGGCGCGTGGTGGAGGTCGGGGACGGGCAGGTGTCTGATCTGGTGGGCTGGACGCCGGAGCAGTTCATGACCGTGTGGGAAGGCGCGTGA